GCAGCGCTCGGACAAGTTTGTGCCAACGATCCATCGGTCAGCGGAATCCGGCCACCATGAACATACCTCGCAGGAGCCAATCCTCCCCCGACGGCGGCATCCGCGCGCCCGTGGCGGGGTAGAATCCCTTCGTTGGACGCCACGTACTTCGCCGATTTGAGCCTCGTCGGCCGCAATGCCGAGCGCGAGAAGCTGCAAGCCGGCTGGGCGCGGGCGATCGCCGGTTCGCCCGGCCTGGGGCTCGTGCTCGGCGAGGCCGGAATGGGCCGGACATCCCTGGTGCGGGCCTTCCTGACCGAAGCCGAGGGCCGCGGCCAGGTGCTCCATTGCCGCTGCGTCCCGGTGCAGGGCGCCGCGTTCGGGCCCCTGGCCGACCTGGTGCTGCAACTGCTCGACTGCGAGCAGGACGCCTCGCCGTCCCAGTTGCAGGCCGCCCTGGCCGACCTGGGGAAGCGGTTCCCGCATCTCGGGGCCATGGCCGGCCTGGTCGGCCACGTGTTGCGGGTGGACACGCCGCAGACGGCGCAACTCCGCCTCAATCCCGACGCCCTCTTTCACGCCTCCCTCGCGGCGGTCGGGGATCTCTTCGAGAGCTCCGCCCGGGAGCGCCCCCTCCTCGTCACGTTCGAGGACCTTCACTGGGCCGACCACGGCACCGCGGCCTGGGTCGCTGCCTACGTCCGCCGGCTGGCGCTGGCCACCGGGCCGCAGCGCGTGTTCCTCGTGGCGACCGCGTATCCGGAAGGTCTGGCGCCACCGCTCACCGGTCTCGGGTCGGTCAAGGCGGTGGGCGGCGGCAGCTTCGAAGCCGTGACGCTGCCGCTGGGGCCGCTGGGGATGCCCGACTCGCTGGATCTCGCCGGGCGGCGCCTCGGGATGCGGCCGGCGGCCTGGCCGCCGGAGTTGCGCAAGCTCGTCAAGCAGGTGCTGGATCGCGCCGCGGGCCACCCGGCGTACCTGGTGGAGACTCTCGAGGCGCTGATCGCCTCCGAGGTGCTGGTGCGATCTCCCGACGGCTGGGACGTGGCCGCCACCGGGGAGATCGACCTGCCCGCGAGCGTCTCGGCGGCGATCTCCAGGCGCCTGGAGACCCTCCCCGGCGAGTTGCGGGCCAAGCTGCAACTCGCCGCCGTCGCGGGCGCCCGCTTCGACGCGCAACTCGAGGGGACCGATCTGGGGCGGGCCATCTCCGAGGGGTTGAACGAGCTGGTTCGCTTGCGCCTGCTGGATTCCAGCCGCCCATCGCTGGCGGGGACCCTCCAGTCGGTGACCTACGCGGGCATCGGCGAGGATCGCCGCAAGGCGCTGCACCTGGAAATCGGCGAGGCGCTCGAGACGCTCGCCGGGCCGCTCGCCGGGCCGCTCGCCAGCCGATTTGCCGGCGAACTCGCCCACCATTTCGGGGAAGCCGGCGACGCGGTGCGCGCGTACGCCTACTCCTGCCTGCTGGCCGAGCGCGCTCGCGACACGGCGCTCGCCACCGACGCCTGCCGCTGGTACGCGGAGGCCCTCGGGTGGGCCTCAAAGGTCGAGGTGTGGGACAGCACGCTGTTGCCCCCATGGCACGCCCGGTTGCGCCTGGCGCAGGCCCAGATCCAGGTCGGGCAGTTCGACGCGGCGCTCGCCACCCTGGAGGTCCTCGCCGCGGAAGGGCCGCTATCCCCCGAAGCGCTGCGCACGCGCGGCCTGGCCCTCGAGCGCCAGGGAAACATGCTCGCCTCGCTGGAGGCCATCGAGCATGCCTGCAAGCGCAGCGGGGGCGATGGCCTGGAGGCCGGACGCTCGATGCTGGCGCTCGGCGACACCCAGCGCCGCATGGGCAAGCTCGCCGAGGCGATCGTGACGGTGGAGAACGCCCAGATGCTGCTGGGGCCCGCCGCCACGCCGGCCGAAGAGGCGCTCGCCCACGGCATTCTGGGCATCTGCTACCGCCGCCTGGGCGACATTCCGCGAGCCCGCCTGGAGCACCAGAAGGCGCTCGAGATCCGGGAGAAGGCGGGCGACCTGGAAGGACTGGCCAACAGCCTGAACAACACGGGCATCCTCGCGACGGCCGAGGGCGACTTCGCCGCGGCCGAACGCAACCTCGGGGAGGCGCTGGCCATGTTCTGCCGGCTGGGCAACCAGCCGGGCGCCGCGATGGTGCTCAACAACCTGGCCGACGTCTACATCAAGGAAGGCCGCCTGCAGGAGGCAGAATCGCGGCTCCTCGAGGCGCAGGCCCTCGCCGAGCAACTCGGGTACGCCTCGGAACGCGTGACCACGACCGCCAACCTCGCCGACCTCTACCTGGCCCGTGGCAACCCCGCGGAGGCCCTGCGCCTGCTGGAACGCTGCCTGAGCCTGGCGGTCCGGGCCGGCCTGCGCGAGTTCTTGCCCGAGATCCACTCCACCCGGGGGCGGGCCTACGTGAAGGCCGGCGACCGGGCGCTCGCGACGATGGCGTTCCAGGAGGCGTGCGACCTGGCCGAGAAAGCAGGGAACGAGGCGTTCGCCATCCAGATGCGGACGACGATCGCCTCGCTAGCCTCCGACAAGTAACCGCGCTGACCTAGGCACGGCGATCAGCGGCCGGCTGGCGATGCA
This window of the Candidatus Tanganyikabacteria bacterium genome carries:
- a CDS encoding tetratricopeptide repeat protein, whose amino-acid sequence is MDATYFADLSLVGRNAEREKLQAGWARAIAGSPGLGLVLGEAGMGRTSLVRAFLTEAEGRGQVLHCRCVPVQGAAFGPLADLVLQLLDCEQDASPSQLQAALADLGKRFPHLGAMAGLVGHVLRVDTPQTAQLRLNPDALFHASLAAVGDLFESSARERPLLVTFEDLHWADHGTAAWVAAYVRRLALATGPQRVFLVATAYPEGLAPPLTGLGSVKAVGGGSFEAVTLPLGPLGMPDSLDLAGRRLGMRPAAWPPELRKLVKQVLDRAAGHPAYLVETLEALIASEVLVRSPDGWDVAATGEIDLPASVSAAISRRLETLPGELRAKLQLAAVAGARFDAQLEGTDLGRAISEGLNELVRLRLLDSSRPSLAGTLQSVTYAGIGEDRRKALHLEIGEALETLAGPLAGPLASRFAGELAHHFGEAGDAVRAYAYSCLLAERARDTALATDACRWYAEALGWASKVEVWDSTLLPPWHARLRLAQAQIQVGQFDAALATLEVLAAEGPLSPEALRTRGLALERQGNMLASLEAIEHACKRSGGDGLEAGRSMLALGDTQRRMGKLAEAIVTVENAQMLLGPAATPAEEALAHGILGICYRRLGDIPRARLEHQKALEIREKAGDLEGLANSLNNTGILATAEGDFAAAERNLGEALAMFCRLGNQPGAAMVLNNLADVYIKEGRLQEAESRLLEAQALAEQLGYASERVTTTANLADLYLARGNPAEALRLLERCLSLAVRAGLREFLPEIHSTRGRAYVKAGDRALATMAFQEACDLAEKAGNEAFAIQMRTTIASLASDK